From Polynucleobacter ibericus:
CGTAAAGCCATCATGCAGTATTGCCAAGAAAAAGGCATTCAAGGCGTGACCTTAGATGATGTGTACACCGGCAATGGCGTTTCGGAACTCATCGTACTTTCAATGAACGCACTGTTGAATGACGGCGATGAAGTTTTGGTACCGATGCCGGATTATCCGCTCTGGACTGCAGCTGTGAGTTTGTCGAGTGGTACCCCTGTTCATTATCTTTGCGATGAATCCAAAGATTGGGCTCCGGACTTAAATGATCTGCGTAAAAAAATAACGCCGCGCACTAAAGCAATTGTGGTGATTAATCCAAATAATCCTACTGGTGCGATTTACTCCAAAGAAGTCTTAATTGAGATGATAAACATCGCTCGCGAACATGGTTTGATTTTGTTTGCCGATGAAATCTACGACAAGATGTTGTATGACGGTGAAAAGCATATTTCTCTAGCATCCTTATCAACTGATGTAGTCACCATCACCTTTAATGGCCTCTCTAAGAATTACCGTTCATGCGGCTACCGCGCTGGCTGGATGATTGTTTCGGGCGATAAAGAAATGGTGCGCGATTACATCGAAGGCCTCAATATGCTGGCCTCGATGCGCCTGTGTGCAAACGTGCCAGGTCAATACGCAATTCAAACTGCTTTGGGTGGTTATCAGAGTATTAATGACTTAGTTGGTGAGGGTGGCCGCCTTGCGAAGCAACGTGACCTTGCTTGGAAATTGATTACTGATATTCCTGGTGTTACCTGTGTGAAGCCGAAGTCAGCCTTGTATTTATTTCCAAGGTTAGACCCCGAGGTTTATCCAATTGAAGATGACCAACAATTTGTTGCTGATCTCCTGAAAGAAGAAAAAGTTTTGTTAGTGCAGGGCTCTGGTTTTAACTGGGGTAAGCCTGATCACTTCCGCGTAGTGTTCTTGCCTCACGAAGATGTTCTCAAGGAAGCTATTAGCCGCCTTGCCCGTTTTCTGGAGCGTTATCGTAATAAGCACAGCCGTAAGGCTTCTTCAACTGCAGCAAAGGCATCATGAAACCGATTCAAGTAGGTCTATTAGGTATTGGCACTGTTGGTGGTGGCGTATTTACCGTTCTCGAGCGCAACCAAGACGAGATTACACGTCGCGCTGGGCGTGGTATTCGAATTAATACGGTTGCCGATTTAAATGTAGAGCGCGCTAAAGAATTGGTCAAAGATCACGCCCAAGTAGTGAGTGATGCGCGTGCGGTGATTAATAACCCAGAGATCGATATTGTTGTTGAGCTCATTGGTGGCTACGGCATTGCTAAAGACTTGGTTCTTGAAGCTATTGCAGCTGGTAAGCATGTTGTTACAGCAAATAAGGCATTGATTGCCGTTCACGGTAATGAGATTTTTAAAGCAGCCCATGCTAAAGGCGTGATGGTGGCATTTGAAGCTGCTGTTGCTGGCGGCATCCCTATCATTAAAGCCTTGCGTGAAGGTTTAACAGCTAACCGCATTGAATGGGTCGCTGGCATTATCAATGGCACAACCAACTTCATCCTGTCGGAGATGCGTGACAAGGGTTTGGATTTTGGAACCGTTCTTAAAGAAGCACAACGTTTAGGTTACGCAGAAGCAGATCCTACTTTTGATATCGAAGGAGTGGATGCAGCTCATAAAGCAACTATCATGAGTGCGATTGCCTTTGGTATTCCAATGCAGTTTGAAAAAGCGCACGTTGAAGGTATTACCAAATTAGATGCGATTGATATTAAATACGCCGAACAATTGGGCTATCGCATTAAGTTGCTAGGCATTGCCAAGAAAACTAC
This genomic window contains:
- a CDS encoding pyridoxal phosphate-dependent aminotransferase produces the protein MKPILKSQKLNNVCYDIRGPVLELAQRMEEEGHKIIKLNIGNVGVFGFDPPEEIQLDMIRNLSNASAYSDSKGIFAARKAIMQYCQEKGIQGVTLDDVYTGNGVSELIVLSMNALLNDGDEVLVPMPDYPLWTAAVSLSSGTPVHYLCDESKDWAPDLNDLRKKITPRTKAIVVINPNNPTGAIYSKEVLIEMINIAREHGLILFADEIYDKMLYDGEKHISLASLSTDVVTITFNGLSKNYRSCGYRAGWMIVSGDKEMVRDYIEGLNMLASMRLCANVPGQYAIQTALGGYQSINDLVGEGGRLAKQRDLAWKLITDIPGVTCVKPKSALYLFPRLDPEVYPIEDDQQFVADLLKEEKVLLVQGSGFNWGKPDHFRVVFLPHEDVLKEAISRLARFLERYRNKHSRKASSTAAKAS
- a CDS encoding homoserine dehydrogenase, which gives rise to MKPIQVGLLGIGTVGGGVFTVLERNQDEITRRAGRGIRINTVADLNVERAKELVKDHAQVVSDARAVINNPEIDIVVELIGGYGIAKDLVLEAIAAGKHVVTANKALIAVHGNEIFKAAHAKGVMVAFEAAVAGGIPIIKALREGLTANRIEWVAGIINGTTNFILSEMRDKGLDFGTVLKEAQRLGYAEADPTFDIEGVDAAHKATIMSAIAFGIPMQFEKAHVEGITKLDAIDIKYAEQLGYRIKLLGIAKKTTSGVELRVHPTLIPSKRLIANVEGAMNAVQVFGDAVGTTLYYGKGAGSEPTASAVIADLVDITRLLSADVAHRVPYLAFQPDAVHDTPVLPIGEITTSYYLRLRVADQAGVLADITKILASHGVSIDALLQKEADEGESQTDLVALTHETKEKNMLAAIKEIQNLKTVAGEVVKIRLENLS